Proteins encoded by one window of uncultured Bacteroides sp.:
- a CDS encoding C-GCAxxG-C-C family protein, with translation MEERVARAVELFKSGYNCSQSVVAAFADLYGYTEEQALKMSSSFGGGIGRMRETCGAACGMFLLAGLQTGTTDPKDKAGKIANYKLVQDLAAVFRERNGALSCGELLGYKGTNPNEPVPEDRTEQYYAKRPCVKIVEEAARIWNEYLETQNLDSK, from the coding sequence ATGGAAGAAAGAGTAGCGAGAGCCGTTGAACTTTTTAAAAGCGGCTATAATTGTTCGCAGTCTGTAGTGGCTGCATTTGCCGATTTATACGGATATACTGAAGAGCAAGCCTTGAAGATGTCCTCTTCATTTGGTGGAGGAATAGGGCGAATGAGAGAAACCTGTGGAGCTGCTTGCGGAATGTTTTTATTGGCAGGACTTCAGACCGGTACCACTGATCCCAAAGATAAGGCAGGGAAAATAGCTAATTATAAGTTGGTACAAGATCTGGCAGCTGTTTTTAGGGAAAGAAACGGTGCGCTGAGTTGCGGAGAATTGTTAGGATACAAAGGAACTAATCCTAATGAACCAGTTCCCGAGGATCGTACAGAACAGTATTATGCAAAACGCCCTTGTGTTAAGATAGTGGAAGAGGCAGCAAGAATCTGGAATGAGTATCTTGAAACACAAAATTTAGATAGTAAATAG
- a CDS encoding winged helix-turn-helix domain-containing protein, whose translation MLKEKAGTVAGLIWNALNGTDGLTVKQIKKATKLVDKDLYLGFGWLLREDKVTIEEIENDFFVALK comes from the coding sequence ATGTTAAAAGAAAAAGCAGGTACTGTAGCTGGTTTAATATGGAATGCATTGAACGGCACAGATGGTTTAACGGTAAAACAGATTAAGAAGGCTACAAAGCTAGTAGATAAAGATCTTTATCTAGGCTTTGGGTGGTTACTTAGAGAAGACAAGGTCACTATTGAAGAAATTGAAAATGATTTTTTTGTAGCGCTGAAGTAA
- the lepA gene encoding translation elongation factor 4 — protein MKNIRNFCIIAHIDHGKSTLADRLLEYTKTIQVTGGQMLDDMDLEKERGITIKSHAIQMEYMYKGENYILNLIDTPGHVDFSYEVSRSIAACEGALLIVDASQGVQAQTISNLYMAIDHNLEIIPVINKCDMASAMPDEVEDEIIELLGVERSSIIRASGKTGMGVEEILEGIIERIPCPKGDEEAPLQALIFDSVFNSFRGIIAYFKITNGVIRTGDKVKFFNTGKEYAADEIGVLRMNMIPRNELRTGDVGYIISGIKTSKEVKVGDTVTHIARPCSKAISGFEEVKPMVFAGVYPIEAEDFEDLRSSLEKLQLNDASLTFQPESSLALGFGFRCGFLGLLHMEIVQERLDREFDMNVITTVPNVSYRIYDKQGVMTEVHNPGGMPDPTLIDRIEEPYIKASVITKTDYIGPIMTLCLGKRGELVKQEYISGNRMEIHYDMPLGEIVIDFYDKLKSISKGYASFDYHQSGFRSSKLAKLDILLNGEPVDALSTLTHVDNAYELGKRMCEKLKELIPRQQFDIAIQAAIGAKIISRETIKAVRKDVTAKCYGGDISRKRKLLEKQKKGKKRMKQIGNVEVPQKAFLAVLKLD, from the coding sequence ATGAAGAATATACGAAACTTTTGCATTATTGCACATATTGACCACGGTAAATCCACTTTAGCAGACAGATTACTTGAATATACCAAAACTATTCAGGTAACAGGCGGCCAGATGCTTGATGATATGGATCTGGAGAAGGAGAGAGGAATTACCATCAAGAGTCATGCTATTCAGATGGAATATATGTATAAAGGAGAGAATTATATTCTTAACCTGATTGATACTCCGGGACATGTGGACTTTTCTTATGAGGTTTCCCGCTCTATTGCTGCCTGTGAGGGAGCTTTACTTATTGTTGATGCTTCTCAGGGAGTGCAGGCACAGACAATTTCTAATCTTTATATGGCTATAGATCACAATCTGGAGATTATTCCAGTGATTAATAAATGCGATATGGCAAGTGCCATGCCCGATGAGGTGGAAGATGAAATCATTGAATTGCTGGGTGTAGAAAGATCTTCAATAATCCGTGCATCGGGAAAGACCGGAATGGGTGTGGAAGAAATTCTGGAAGGTATCATAGAGCGTATTCCTTGCCCTAAAGGTGATGAAGAAGCACCGTTACAAGCTCTTATTTTCGACTCCGTATTTAATTCATTCCGAGGGATCATTGCCTATTTTAAAATAACAAACGGAGTAATCCGTACCGGAGATAAAGTGAAATTCTTTAATACCGGAAAAGAATATGCGGCTGATGAGATTGGTGTACTGAGGATGAATATGATTCCACGCAATGAACTTCGCACGGGAGACGTGGGATATATTATTTCCGGTATCAAAACCTCAAAAGAGGTAAAAGTGGGAGATACAGTTACCCACATTGCCCGCCCTTGCAGTAAGGCCATCTCTGGTTTCGAAGAAGTTAAACCGATGGTGTTTGCCGGAGTTTACCCTATTGAAGCCGAGGATTTTGAAGATCTTCGTTCTTCATTGGAGAAATTGCAGTTAAACGACGCTTCTCTTACCTTCCAACCGGAAAGTTCTCTTGCACTGGGATTTGGTTTCCGTTGCGGATTCCTTGGACTACTTCACATGGAGATTGTACAGGAACGCTTGGATCGTGAGTTTGATATGAATGTAATCACTACAGTTCCTAACGTATCTTACCGAATTTATGATAAACAAGGTGTGATGACTGAGGTACATAATCCTGGAGGAATGCCCGATCCTACATTGATTGATCGTATTGAGGAACCATATATAAAAGCTTCCGTTATTACAAAGACCGATTATATTGGCCCTATCATGACTCTTTGCCTTGGTAAACGTGGTGAGTTGGTGAAACAGGAATATATCTCCGGTAATAGAATGGAGATTCATTATGATATGCCGCTGGGAGAAATTGTGATCGATTTCTATGATAAGCTGAAAAGTATATCAAAAGGTTATGCATCGTTTGATTATCATCAGTCGGGTTTCCGTTCTTCAAAATTGGCAAAACTGGATATCCTGTTGAATGGTGAGCCGGTAGATGCTCTTTCTACGCTTACACATGTGGACAATGCCTATGAGTTAGGTAAACGTATGTGTGAGAAACTAAAAGAACTGATACCAAGACAGCAGTTTGATATTGCTATTCAGGCAGCAATTGGTGCAAAAATTATCTCTCGCGAAACCATTAAAGCAGTTCGTAAGGACGTAACTGCAAAATGTTATGGTGGAGATATCAGCCGTAAACGTAAATTACTTGAAAAGCAGAAGAAAGGAAAGAAGAGAATGAAGCAGATTGGTAATGTGGAAGTTCCTCAGAAAGCTTTCCTTGCAGTGTTGAAACTCGATTAG
- the rmuC gene encoding DNA recombination protein RmuC, with amino-acid sequence MELILLIACALLLLIILFILLTKGKNREESDRIETSLKEQNGRLESIIRELNLRVETVIREQSYENRDELGKTIREFRTELTTTLNTSMQQMQDSLHKNMITGNELQREKFEAMGKTQEALIQSTEKRLDDMRVMVEEKLQKTLNERIGQSFEIVRTQLENVQKGLGEMKSLAQDVGGLKKVLTNVKMRGTFGEVQLGALLEQMMSPEQYDANVKTKKSATEFVEYAIKLPGKDDAYNTVYMPIDAKFPKDVYEQYYDAFEAGDAALIDSSSKQLEITIKRMAKDIHDKYIDPPFTTDFAIMFLPFESIYAEVIRRTALVETLQKDYKIVVTGPTTLGAILNSLQMGFRTLAIQKRTSEVWTVLGAVKTEFGKFGGLLEKVQKNIQNAGDQLEEVMGKRTRAIERRLKQVEALPTEESQKILPLADMDDEE; translated from the coding sequence ATGGAATTGATCTTACTTATTGCTTGTGCATTATTGTTATTAATCATTCTCTTTATACTGTTAACCAAGGGAAAAAACAGAGAAGAGAGTGACCGTATAGAGACTTCTCTCAAGGAACAAAATGGTCGTTTGGAGAGTATAATCAGAGAGCTAAACCTTCGCGTGGAAACAGTTATCAGGGAACAATCTTATGAGAACCGCGATGAATTGGGTAAAACTATCCGCGAGTTTCGTACCGAACTGACTACTACCCTTAATACATCCATGCAACAGATGCAGGATTCACTTCATAAGAATATGATTACCGGCAACGAACTTCAAAGGGAGAAGTTTGAAGCAATGGGAAAGACGCAGGAAGCACTGATTCAGTCAACTGAAAAGAGACTGGACGATATGCGTGTAATGGTTGAAGAAAAACTTCAGAAAACACTGAACGAACGGATCGGACAGTCATTTGAAATTGTACGTACTCAGCTTGAGAATGTTCAAAAAGGACTGGGTGAGATGAAATCTCTGGCTCAGGATGTAGGCGGATTAAAGAAGGTGCTGACCAACGTAAAGATGCGTGGTACATTTGGTGAAGTGCAATTAGGAGCGCTGCTGGAACAAATGATGAGTCCGGAACAATATGATGCCAATGTAAAGACAAAAAAAAGTGCGACTGAATTCGTAGAATATGCAATAAAGCTTCCCGGAAAGGACGATGCCTATAATACTGTATATATGCCTATTGACGCCAAATTCCCAAAAGATGTGTACGAGCAGTATTACGATGCTTTCGAAGCGGGTGATGCGGCATTGATAGATTCTTCATCTAAACAACTGGAAATCACAATAAAGAGGATGGCTAAAGATATTCACGATAAGTACATTGACCCACCGTTTACTACTGATTTTGCCATTATGTTTCTTCCTTTTGAGAGCATCTATGCGGAGGTTATCCGAAGAACTGCACTTGTGGAAACCTTGCAAAAGGATTATAAGATTGTGGTTACCGGACCTACCACTCTTGGAGCAATATTAAACAGCCTGCAAATGGGGTTCCGCACACTAGCCATCCAAAAGAGAACGAGCGAAGTGTGGACTGTTCTTGGAGCGGTAAAAACTGAGTTTGGCAAATTTGGCGGATTACTAGAGAAGGTTCAGAAGAATATTCAGAATGCAGGCGACCAACTTGAAGAAGTGATGGGTAAACGTACCCGCGCCATTGAAAGAAGATTAAAACAAGTAGAGGCATTACCAACTGAGGAATCTCAAAAGATTCTTCCTCTTGCCGATATGGACGATGAAGAATAA
- a CDS encoding Cof-type HAD-IIB family hydrolase, which yields MMYKLLVLDLDGTLTNSQKKITRKTKDALCKAQENGIKVVLASGRPTYGIVPLADELHLSESGGYILSYNGGEIIDWKTKELLHAKLLDPQILPYLYECAKKNNLAIITYQDEFIITESPDDIYVQKEAFLNKMKIKQVDNFLSYVDFPIAKCIITGDGDQLIALEKEMNSHLKGTMGVYRSEPFFLELVPNGIDKAQSLSILLDKLGMTKDEMVACGDGYNDLSMIQFAGLGVAMANAQLVVKEKADFITLSNEEDGVAHVIERFLL from the coding sequence ATAATGTATAAGCTTTTAGTACTTGATCTTGATGGGACTTTAACAAATTCCCAAAAGAAAATCACGCGAAAAACGAAGGATGCTTTATGTAAAGCGCAGGAAAATGGTATAAAAGTGGTGCTTGCATCAGGAAGACCAACTTATGGAATTGTTCCTTTGGCAGATGAATTGCATTTGAGTGAATCTGGTGGTTATATTCTTTCTTATAATGGCGGAGAAATTATTGACTGGAAAACCAAAGAACTTCTTCATGCTAAATTGCTTGATCCTCAGATTTTGCCATACTTGTATGAGTGCGCAAAGAAAAACAATTTAGCAATTATCACTTATCAGGATGAATTTATAATAACTGAGTCACCCGATGATATATATGTGCAAAAAGAAGCTTTCTTGAATAAGATGAAGATTAAACAGGTAGATAATTTCCTTTCATACGTTGATTTTCCAATAGCAAAGTGTATTATTACGGGGGATGGTGATCAGTTAATTGCATTAGAAAAGGAAATGAACAGTCATTTAAAGGGTACCATGGGTGTTTATCGTTCCGAACCATTCTTTCTGGAACTGGTACCTAACGGGATTGATAAAGCGCAATCGCTAAGCATCTTGCTGGATAAGCTTGGAATGACCAAGGATGAGATGGTAGCCTGTGGAGATGGATATAATGATTTGTCTATGATTCAGTTTGCCGGCCTAGGCGTAGCAATGGCCAATGCTCAGTTAGTGGTAAAAGAAAAGGCCGATTTTATAACTCTTTCTAATGAAGAAGATGGGGTTGCTCATGTGATAGAACGGTTTCTGTTATAA
- a CDS encoding RNA pseudouridine synthase, with translation MRKKKKGTPAERAKANITTFDVTEPSELMAFLMNKLSGISRTTAKSLLSKRQVMVENKITTQYNCELRPGMKVKISKDKGRKEFTSSLLKLVYEDAFLLVIDKREGLLSMGTDKQKERTAHSILNEYVQRSGKQHRVYIVHRLDKDTSGLMVFAKDEKTKFTLQDYWDEIVKDRRYVAVVSGEMEQDFGTITSWLKDNKVFVTYSSMSNNGGDKAITHYKTIKRANGYSLVELELETGRKNQIRVHMQDLHHPVIGDIKYGDGINPLGRLGLHAFKLCFYHPVTGDLLEFETPYPSSFKKLFIKQPAAKKEEIIKE, from the coding sequence ATGAGAAAAAAGAAAAAAGGTACGCCAGCAGAACGCGCCAAGGCAAACATTACTACTTTTGATGTAACTGAGCCTAGCGAGCTAATGGCGTTCTTAATGAATAAATTGAGCGGCATAAGTCGCACTACTGCAAAGTCTTTACTATCAAAGCGTCAAGTGATGGTAGAAAATAAGATTACCACTCAGTATAACTGCGAACTTCGTCCAGGAATGAAGGTGAAAATCAGCAAGGACAAGGGTAGAAAGGAATTTACCAGCAGTTTACTTAAACTGGTATACGAAGATGCTTTCCTCCTTGTGATTGATAAAAGAGAAGGATTGCTCTCCATGGGAACAGATAAGCAGAAAGAGCGGACTGCTCATTCTATTCTGAATGAATATGTGCAGCGCTCAGGAAAGCAGCATCGCGTTTACATTGTTCATCGACTGGATAAAGATACTTCCGGACTGATGGTATTTGCCAAAGATGAAAAAACAAAATTCACTTTGCAGGACTATTGGGATGAGATTGTAAAAGACAGACGTTATGTGGCTGTTGTATCAGGAGAAATGGAACAGGATTTCGGAACAATAACTTCGTGGTTGAAAGATAACAAAGTTTTTGTTACCTATTCAAGCATGAGTAATAACGGAGGCGACAAGGCTATTACACATTATAAAACTATTAAACGTGCTAATGGTTATTCTCTTGTAGAACTAGAATTAGAGACCGGACGCAAGAATCAGATTCGTGTTCATATGCAGGATTTGCATCATCCGGTGATTGGTGATATTAAATATGGAGATGGAATTAATCCTCTTGGCAGATTGGGCCTTCACGCTTTTAAGCTCTGTTTTTACCATCCGGTAACAGGTGACTTATTAGAGTTTGAAACACCTTATCCTAGTTCTTTTAAGAAGCTATTCATTAAACAGCCTGCTGCAAAAAAAGAAGAAATCATAAAAGAATAA
- the rlmD gene encoding 23S rRNA (uracil(1939)-C(5))-methyltransferase RlmD: MSRKTKDLPLLEKVTITDVAAEGKALAKVNDWVVFVPYVVPGDVVDLKIRKRKHHYAEAEAVHFHEYSPIRATPFCEHYGICGGCKWQCLPYEEQIKYKQQQVIDNLTRIGKIEMPEVSPILGSEKTTFYRNKLEYTFSNKRWLTREEVEQEVTYEHMDAVGFHIPGAFDKVLAIEKCWLQDDVSNRIRNAVRDYAYEHNYTFFNLRSQEGMLRNLVIRTSSTGELMVILICKIVEDHEMDLFKELLAHIAEKFPEITSLLYIVNNKCNDTITDRDVFVFKGNDHIFEEMEGLKFKIGPKSFYQTNSEQAYNLYKIARNFAGLTGNELVYDLYTGTGTIANFVSKQAKQVIGIEYVPEAIEDAKVNAEINGIKNTLFFAGDMKDMLTQDFINQYGRPDVIITDPPRAGMHQDVIDVILFAEPQRIVYVSCNPATQARDLSLLDAKYKLTAVQPVDMFPHTHHVENVVLLEKR; this comes from the coding sequence GTGTCGCGTAAAACTAAAGACCTTCCTTTATTAGAAAAGGTAACAATAACTGATGTGGCTGCCGAAGGCAAAGCCCTTGCTAAAGTAAACGACTGGGTAGTATTTGTACCGTATGTGGTACCAGGTGATGTGGTAGATCTGAAAATCAGAAAGAGAAAACATCATTATGCAGAAGCAGAAGCTGTGCATTTTCATGAATATTCCCCTATCCGGGCAACTCCTTTTTGTGAACACTATGGCATATGCGGTGGATGCAAATGGCAATGTCTGCCCTATGAAGAACAAATTAAATATAAACAGCAACAAGTTATAGACAACCTTACACGCATTGGAAAGATTGAAATGCCAGAGGTGTCTCCTATTCTTGGATCAGAGAAAACTACTTTTTACCGGAACAAACTAGAATATACTTTTTCAAATAAACGCTGGCTGACCAGAGAAGAGGTCGAGCAAGAGGTAACTTACGAACACATGGATGCTGTGGGATTCCACATTCCGGGAGCTTTCGATAAAGTGCTTGCCATTGAAAAATGCTGGTTACAGGATGATGTATCAAACAGAATTAGAAATGCAGTTCGCGATTATGCTTACGAGCATAACTACACATTCTTTAATCTGAGAAGTCAGGAAGGGATGTTGCGTAACCTGGTTATACGAACTTCTTCAACAGGTGAATTGATGGTGATTCTTATCTGCAAGATTGTGGAAGATCACGAGATGGATTTATTTAAAGAATTACTGGCACATATTGCCGAGAAGTTCCCTGAAATAACTTCACTATTATACATTGTGAATAACAAATGCAACGATACAATTACTGACCGTGACGTATTCGTATTCAAAGGCAATGATCATATTTTTGAGGAAATGGAAGGACTCAAGTTCAAAATAGGACCTAAATCATTCTACCAAACAAACTCAGAACAGGCATATAACCTATATAAAATAGCCCGCAATTTTGCAGGACTCACAGGCAATGAACTTGTATACGACTTGTATACCGGAACCGGAACTATTGCAAACTTTGTTTCTAAACAAGCAAAACAGGTCATTGGTATTGAATATGTACCCGAAGCTATTGAGGATGCAAAGGTTAATGCTGAGATTAACGGAATAAAGAATACTTTATTCTTTGCCGGAGATATGAAGGACATGCTTACTCAGGACTTCATTAATCAATATGGACGTCCGGATGTGATTATTACCGACCCTCCACGTGCAGGAATGCATCAGGATGTAATTGATGTAATTCTCTTTGCTGAGCCTCAACGCATTGTTTATGTAAGCTGTAATCCGGCTACTCAGGCTCGCGACCTTTCATTGTTAGATGCAAAATACAAACTTACAGCTGTTCAACCTGTTGATATGTTCCCACATACACACCATGTTGAGAATGTTGTTTTACTGGAAAAGAGATAA